From Cecembia calidifontis, one genomic window encodes:
- the nusA gene encoding transcription termination factor NusA produces the protein MDAKVLIESFAEFAKSKNVDRPTMIRILEDVFRAMIRKKYETDENFDVTINADKGDLEIFRIREIVDDNSEDIWDFDKISLSEARKIEPDFEVGEEVYEKIELEEFGRRAVMMARQTLIQKIKDLEKDLLFNQYEELVGEIVSAEVYQILGREVLLIDGEGNELILPKSEQIPKDRFRKGDTVRAIVHKVEMVNGNPKIILSRTSPIFLERLFENEVPEVFDGLITIRKIVREPGERAKVAVESYDDRIDPVGACVGMKGSRIHAIVRELQNENIDVINYTDNLELYVQRALSPAKVSSITVDKENKRISVYLKPDQVSLAIGKGGYNIRLASRLVGYEIDVFRELSDYEEEDVDLEEFADEIDSWVIDELKKTGLDTAKSVLSLTKEDLLRRTELEEETIDEVFKILKQEFEQ, from the coding sequence ATGGATGCTAAAGTTCTAATAGAATCATTTGCAGAGTTTGCAAAGTCTAAAAATGTGGATCGTCCTACCATGATCCGTATTCTGGAAGATGTATTTAGAGCGATGATTCGCAAGAAATATGAGACAGATGAAAACTTTGATGTCACCATCAACGCTGACAAGGGCGACCTTGAGATTTTCAGGATAAGGGAAATTGTTGATGACAATTCCGAAGATATCTGGGATTTTGACAAAATCAGCTTGAGTGAGGCAAGAAAGATCGAACCTGACTTTGAAGTCGGTGAAGAAGTGTATGAAAAAATAGAATTGGAGGAATTTGGCAGAAGAGCCGTCATGATGGCAAGACAGACTTTGATCCAAAAAATCAAAGATCTGGAGAAAGACCTCCTTTTCAACCAATATGAAGAGTTGGTGGGAGAAATCGTTTCTGCTGAAGTTTACCAAATCCTGGGCAGGGAAGTGCTGCTGATAGACGGGGAAGGCAATGAGCTTATCCTCCCAAAGAGTGAGCAGATTCCTAAAGACAGGTTCCGAAAAGGGGATACTGTAAGGGCTATTGTCCATAAAGTTGAAATGGTAAATGGAAATCCGAAAATTATTCTTTCCAGAACTTCTCCGATTTTCCTTGAAAGGTTGTTTGAGAATGAAGTACCTGAAGTATTTGACGGTTTGATTACCATAAGAAAAATCGTCAGGGAACCGGGAGAAAGAGCAAAAGTTGCCGTGGAATCTTATGATGACCGCATCGATCCGGTAGGTGCCTGCGTGGGTATGAAAGGAAGCAGGATTCATGCAATCGTAAGAGAGCTTCAGAACGAAAACATAGATGTTATCAACTATACAGACAACCTGGAGCTGTATGTACAAAGGGCTTTGAGTCCTGCAAAAGTATCCTCCATCACCGTGGATAAAGAAAACAAAAGGATTTCTGTGTATCTTAAGCCAGACCAAGTATCCCTGGCCATCGGTAAAGGTGGATACAACATCCGCTTGGCTTCCAGATTGGTAGGTTATGAAATTGACGTGTTCCGTGAACTCAGTGATTATGAAGAGGAAGATGTGGATTTAGAAGAATTTGCAGATGAAATCGACAGCTGGGTGATTGATGAATTGAAAAAAACAGGATTGGATACTGCAAAAAGTGTCTTATCTCTCACCAAAGAGGATCTTTTGAGAAGAACTGAACTGGAAGAAGAGACCATAGATGAAGTATTTAAAATCTTAAAACAGGAATTTGAACAGTAA
- the rimP gene encoding ribosome maturation factor RimP, whose amino-acid sequence MNLKQNIEEIVNKHLPDESHFIVDIQVIEKGNKPQVKILIDADSGLSIDSCAKVSRSVGEEIEAKNLMPEAYVLEVSSPGLDYPLASRRQYAKNVGRKLRVTLLEGKEIEGELMAVEQTEIKLKIKVKEKGKKAAEQEISVPLDQIKKSIVLVSFK is encoded by the coding sequence ATGAACTTAAAACAAAACATTGAGGAAATTGTAAACAAGCATTTGCCGGATGAATCCCATTTTATTGTGGACATCCAAGTAATTGAAAAGGGCAATAAACCTCAAGTTAAAATCTTGATAGACGCTGATTCGGGCCTGAGCATTGACAGTTGTGCCAAGGTAAGCAGGTCGGTAGGTGAGGAAATTGAAGCCAAAAATTTAATGCCTGAGGCCTATGTGCTGGAGGTGTCTTCCCCTGGTTTGGATTATCCGCTAGCTTCCAGGAGACAGTACGCCAAAAATGTGGGACGAAAGCTGAGGGTGACCCTGTTGGAGGGTAAAGAAATCGAAGGGGAGCTTATGGCTGTCGAGCAGACAGAAATAAAGTTAAAAATCAAGGTAAAGGAAAAAGGCAAAAAAGCAGCAGAGCAAGAAATCTCCGTGCCGCTTGACCAGATAAAAAAATCAATTGTGTTAGTCTCTTTTAAATAA